AAAAACAGATTTGCATAAATGGATAAAAATGGCCGATTGATGCTTTTCGGAATTCTTCATTTTTACAACTGATTTTCCAATTTCCTGTTCCTTCCGAAGGGGGAAGCGATGTGTTTGTAGTGCACGCAACCATTGCTTCTCCCGTTTTTTTTATCACCCTGCGGGTGACAAAACCATTTTCTTTTTTCTGCGTACAAGCCATTCCGGCCGATTATCTAAATTAAATTTGAAAGCTTGTTTAGGTGCTAAAGCCGCTCATTTTCAATCCGTCCGAAGCACATTGGGGGATTTAATTTTGATGTATATTTGTTATAAATCTTTTCGTTATGAGCGCTTCGTTGGAGAAAGCAAAAAAGAACATTGAAAAACTCGTTCGCAATAATAAACTTGGTAAACTTTCTGATGATGTAAAGAATAGAATCATGCTTAATCGTGATGATTCTTTACAAAGTGATGAGCAGGTGTGCAACGCAGGTCAGATTCGCAGAATGGAATTGGTATCTGACAGCACCGGAAAAAATTATGCTGTATTACGTTCCAATGGCGGATTGAAAGATCTTGCCCACATGCAGGGAAATATTGAAAATTACATTGGAATGACCATGATTCCAACCGGAGTAATTGGTCCTGTTAGTGTATTAGGAAGTGAAGCAAGCGGTGAATTTTTTGTCCCCATGGCCACGAGTCAGGGTTCGCTTGTGGCGGCATACAACCGTGGAGCTAAAGCTTGTCGTTTGGCAGGAGGAATTACATCGGTTTGTGTTTCCGAAGGTGTGCAGCGCTGTCCGGTATTTAAATTCAACGACCTGTCTGAGGTGATGAATTTTTTGCATTGGGTATTGCAACAAGAAGTTATTTTCAGAAAAATATCTGCAGAAGAAAGTCGCTTTGCCGAATTATCGGAAATGAAAGCGCACGTTGAAGGGAATCACGTTATCCTCACTTTTGAATTCAACACCGGTGATGCGGCCGGACAAAACATCATCACTTTTTGTGCCGATGCCATTTGTAAATACATTGAAGAAAAATCGCCGGTTACGCCGAAAGAATGGTTTGTAGAAGGGAATTTCAGCGGAGAGAAAAAAGCGACGATCAATTCTTTTGTTGGAGTACGCGGTAAAAAAGTTTCTGCAGAAGTCCTCTTACCAAAGTCCATTGTGA
This Flavobacteriales bacterium DNA region includes the following protein-coding sequences:
- a CDS encoding hydroxymethylglutaryl-CoA reductase gives rise to the protein MSASLEKAKKNIEKLVRNNKLGKLSDDVKNRIMLNRDDSLQSDEQVCNAGQIRRMELVSDSTGKNYAVLRSNGGLKDLAHMQGNIENYIGMTMIPTGVIGPVSVLGSEASGEFFVPMATSQGSLVAAYNRGAKACRLAGGITSVCVSEGVQRCPVFKFNDLSEVMNFLHWVLQQEVIFRKISAEESRFAELSEMKAHVEGNHVILTFEFNTGDAAGQNIITFCADAICKYIEEKSPVTPKEWFVEGNFSGEKKATINSFVGVRGKKVSAEVLLPKSIVTSVLKTTPERLEEYWRTSTLGVIQSGAIGAQGHVANGLAAIFMACGQDVACVSEASVGITRMERTQEGDIYASVTLPNLIVGTVGGGTHLPSQRECLEMMDCLGAGKSRKFAEIITAVVLGGELSISAALSAGHYAKAHKELGRKKI